The Sulfurospirillum diekertiae genomic sequence ATCGATTTTTTGGACAATAGCATCACGCTTAATCCAATAGTGGTCGGTAATCATTTTGATGAGAGAGACGTCAATGTTGTACATAATTTCCCTTAGTAGGTTGGTCTGTCATAAATAATAAAATTACTTGCTAATGCTTTCATCTCAGCTTTGATCTTTACATGTAAAGCTTCATCGTTGATATTATCGAGTACATCGGCAATTTTGTTCGCAATGATTTCAAACTCTTTTTCTTTCATACCGCGTGCGGTAAGAGCAGGGGATCCGATACGAACACCACTGGTGACAAATGGGCTTCTTGTCTCGCCAGGAACCGTGTTTTTATTAACGGTAATACCTGCGCGACCCAGTGCTAAGTCCGCCTCTTTACCGCTAAATTCTTTGTTTAAGAACGAAACGAGCACGAGATGATTATCAGTGCCGCCACTGACGATATCATAACCTCTTTTAATCAGCACATCGGCTAAAACTTTTGCATTAGCACGAACTTGTTTTGCATATGTTTTCCATTCAGGTTTTAGGTTTTCAGCGAAACCAACGGCTTTGGCTGCAATCACATGTACCAATGGACCACCTTGGATACCAGGGAAGATGGCGCTATTAATTTTCTTAGCGATCTCTTCATCATTAGTGAGGATAATTCCACCACGAGGTCCGCGAAGCGTTTTATGCGTTGTGGATGTTACAACATGGCAGTGTGGGAATGGACTTGGATGTTCACCTCCCGCAACTAAACCAGCAACGTGTGCGATATCTGCGAAAAGATACGCACCCACTTCGTCTGCAATTTCTCTAAATTTAGCAAAATCAAGTTCTCTTGGGTAGGCACTTGCACCACACACGATTATTTTAGGTTTAACAATATGAGCAATTTCTCTTACTTTATCATAGTTAATGCGACCATCAAGTTCAACGCCGTAAAAGAAACTGGAGTACGTTTTACCTGAACTGCTTACTTTGGCGCCGTGGGTTAAGTGACCGCCGTGGCTTAGATCCATACCTAAAATTTTATCAAAAGGATTCAACAGTGCTTGGTATACACCTTGATTGGCTTGGCTACCTGAGTTTGGTTGGACATTCGCATACGTACAGCCAAAAAGTTTGCACACACGATCAATTGCAAGTTGTTCAACAGCATCAGCAAATTCACAACCACCGTAGTAGCGCTTACCAGGGTAACCTTCTGCGTATTTGTTTGTGAAAACACTGCCCATTGCTTCCATAACCGCAGGATAGGTAAAATTCTCACTGGCGATCATTTCTAAATGATCACATTGGCGATTTAACTCTTTTACGGTTAGATCGTAAACAACAGGGTCAACAGTTTTTAAAATACTCATTTTTATTCCTCGTCTTTTTGTGTTTGTTCATCAGCGTCACCAAGGGGTTTCATTGCTGGGAACAGAATAACATCTTTAATCGATAACTCATTAGTGAGTAACATCGTTAAACGATCAATTCCTAGCCCTTGCCCTGCAGTTGGTGGTAATCCATAGCCTAGAGCATAGACATAATCTTCATCCATCTCGTGGGCTTCATCGTCGCCTGCATTCTTAGCCTGCAACTGTTTTGCAAAGCGTTCGTATTGATCGATAGGATCATTAAGTTCATTAAATCCATTGGCGATCTCACGCCCGGCAATGAAGAGTTCAAAGCGTTCTGCAATGTTTGGATTGATTTCACTTCTACGTGCAAGTGGGCTGATTTCAATTGGATAATCAATGATAAAGGTTGGATTGATGAGTTTTTCTTCAACAAAAAGATCAAAAAGTTCTTCATAGAGTTTGCCAAGGTTTAAATTAGCATCAACACTCAAACCTTTATCTGTAATATATTTTGTTATTTGAGCACAATCATCAAGAATTTCATCTGGAACGCCACCGATTTCACTCAGCGCTGCTCTAAAAGCAATTTTTTGGAATGGTTTTGAAAAATCAATTTCCAAATCTCCATAAGGAAGTTTGCGTGGAAGTTTAAGTTTCTTTAACAACACATCAAACATCTCTTCGGTGAGGCGCATTAAATCATGGTAATTATGGTATGCCCAGTAAAATTCGATCATGGTAAATTCAGGATTGTGTGTTTGATCCATACCTTCATTTCTGAAGTTACGGTTGATTTCAAAGACTGACTCAAAACCACCGACGACAAGGCGTTTGAGGTAAAGTTCTGGTGCAATTCTTAGGTAGCGATCAACCCCTAAGGCATTGTGGCGCGTGATGAATGGTTTTGCATTCGCTCCGCCTGCGATTGGGTGCATCATGGGAGTTTCAACTTCTAGAAAGTCACGTTCTTCAAAGAAATGACGAATTTCACTGACAATTTTACTTCTGATTTTAAAAGTTTTTCGTACATCAGGGTTCATAATCATGTCAAGGTAGCGTTTGCGATAACGTAACTCTTTATCTTGGAGACCATGAAACTTTTCAGGAAGAGGTACAATTGATTTGGTTGCGACTTCCAATGTCTTTACATGTAAAGAAAGTTCACCTGTTTTTGTCACAAAAGGGAAACCTGTGACACTGATAATATCACCGACTTCAACAAGTTTTTTAGCTTCATCAAACCATGCATCACCAATAGACTCGCGACTGAAATAGATTTGAAGAACACCTTGCTCATCTTCGATTTTTGCAAAGGCAGCTTTTCCCATATGGCGTAGAAATTTGATACGTCCTACAACCGTGTTGTTCTTGTTCTCATCGCGTTTGAGTTCACTCTCTGCAACATATTCGTAGCACTCTAAAAACTCTTTGGTGCTCGTATCTTTGATAATATTATGCCTGTAAGGGTTATGACCAAGGGCATGTAGCGCCTTTCCCTTTTCGATGCGTTGTTGTTGGTATTGGTCTTGAAATATCAAAATATCGTCCTCTTTTCTAATGTTTACTATTTTTGGCGCACTCTTTGCAAAGGCCACGCAGTTGCATTAAATGGCTGGTAATGGTGAAATGGTTTGCTTGCGCAATTTCAAGTTGTAGTTGTTCGATTTTATCATTTTGAAATTCGATAATAAGTCCGCAGTTTTTGCAGATCATATGATCATGATGAGGTTTATTGGCAAGTTCAAACTTTTTACCGGCAACACCAAATGAGATCGATGTGACCATGAGAGATTCTTCAAGCAGGTTCAGTGTACGATAGACCGTAGCAATCCCAATATTAAGCTCTGGATACGTGCTGCGAAGAAAAATATAGAGATCTTCTGGCGTAAAGTGCTCATCTTTTTCATAGAGTGTTTTTAAAACGACTTCGCGTTGCTTGGTAAATTTTAAACTATTATTTTTCAATAACTCTTTAAAGTTTGAGAGTAAGGAGTTATATTCAAGATTTTCAAACGTACTCATCATGACCTCTTTTAAGGGTTAGTTTTCTCTTTAGGTTGCAAATTCTCAAACATGGTGTTGGTATCAAGTTTGACAATGTATTTGCCAGTCTCTAAAAAGAGTGGAAACATCATGCTGTTAGCAACGTAGGGTTCGATTCTTGATTTAATGAACTCAATATTGGTTAATGTGACTGCCAAAACAGAAAAAACTAAAAATAATTTTCATACTGCCTATGGCAAAACCAGCCAATTTATCAAACATACTAAGTCCACTTAGGCTCAAGGCTTGCGCGATAAGATATCCTAAAAAAATACACGTAATCCAAAAAACAATCAAAACGGCAATAAATCCAAAAAGATATAAGGATGCTTGATTGTTAAATACAAAAATATGATCACTGATCATTTTACCTGCTTCATGTGCATAACGCGAAGCAAAGTAGATACCACCAATAATACCTAAGAGACCAAATACCTCTTTTACAAATCCATTAATAATGCCTTTAATTCCCAATATTAGCACTAAGGCAAGAGATATAAGGTCAAACATCGAAAAATTTGCCATTTAATGTGCGCTCCTAAAACAATTTTTACCACTTTTTTTGGCTTCGTAGAGCGCTTTGTCTGCTGTATCCAAAAGATCGTCGGCACTCATCGTGCGTTTATGAGAACAAATGCCTGCACTCAGCGTTAGATGGATATCATGATTTTTATAAAGTAATTTGCTATCGCTTGTCTCTTTAATAATGCGATCAACGATTTTTGTTGCTTCCTCAAAAGAGGTTCGGTTCAAAATAACGACAAATTCCTCACCACCGTATCGATAGATACGTGTTCCGCGTCTAAGTGAATTTTGAATCAGCTTGGATAGAAAAATTAAGGTTTTATCGCCTGCAATATGGCCAAAGGAGTCATTGATTTGTTTAAAATCGTCGGCATCGAACATGACAAGATGCATATCCATATCTCTATCTCTACCAACACTCAGTAGCTCTTCTAAGTCTTTAACAAGAACTCTTCTGTTGTGGGCTTTTGTTAGAGGGTCAATATTGGATTCACGTTCTAAGCGTTCTACTTCTAATTTGAGTTTAGCAATTGTTTCATCGGCAGCTTGAAGTTCATGTAATATCTTACCTTGAAAGTTATCAAAAGCCTGTAGAACTTGATGTGTATCAACACTCTCATAATCTTTTTTGATATTGTCAATATTGATAGATGTTTCATCTGAAATAAATTTAAGGTTATCATTTGTTTTTACAAACTCTTCTAACCCTTTTTTCATTAAACCAAAGCAGGTTTCACTTACCATCTCTTCTTGTTGGGCATTGGAAAAAAGGTAACTATGTTTTTTTGTAAGATCCATCAACTCTGTATCACCGCTTTTTTGCAGTGTCTCAACAAACGTATCGTGATAATATTTTGGATAAGGGGGAATGTTTAAACTCTTAAGCTTTGCAAATGTCTCTTCTGCAAGCTGAAAAACCATTTCTGCGATATGATTATTGTTGTTCATTTCCATAGGTGCCTTTTTACCCATTTTATTTTAGAGTTTTTAATGCTTTAGTATAGCTTGAATAAGCTGT encodes the following:
- a CDS encoding GGDEF domain-containing protein, encoding MNNNNHIAEMVFQLAEETFAKLKSLNIPPYPKYYHDTFVETLQKSGDTELMDLTKKHSYLFSNAQQEEMVSETCFGLMKKGLEEFVKTNDNLKFISDETSINIDNIKKDYESVDTHQVLQAFDNFQGKILHELQAADETIAKLKLEVERLERESNIDPLTKAHNRRVLVKDLEELLSVGRDRDMDMHLVMFDADDFKQINDSFGHIAGDKTLIFLSKLIQNSLRRGTRIYRYGGEEFVVILNRTSFEEATKIVDRIIKETSDSKLLYKNHDIHLTLSAGICSHKRTMSADDLLDTADKALYEAKKSGKNCFRSAH
- a CDS encoding CvpA family protein, encoding MANFSMFDLISLALVLILGIKGIINGFVKEVFGLLGIIGGIYFASRYAHEAGKMISDHIFVFNNQASLYLFGFIAVLIVFWITCIFLGYLIAQALSLSGLSMFDKLAGFAIGSMKIIFSFFCFGSHINQY
- a CDS encoding serine hydroxymethyltransferase, with the protein product MSILKTVDPVVYDLTVKELNRQCDHLEMIASENFTYPAVMEAMGSVFTNKYAEGYPGKRYYGGCEFADAVEQLAIDRVCKLFGCTYANVQPNSGSQANQGVYQALLNPFDKILGMDLSHGGHLTHGAKVSSSGKTYSSFFYGVELDGRINYDKVREIAHIVKPKIIVCGASAYPRELDFAKFREIADEVGAYLFADIAHVAGLVAGGEHPSPFPHCHVVTSTTHKTLRGPRGGIILTNDEEIAKKINSAIFPGIQGGPLVHVIAAKAVGFAENLKPEWKTYAKQVRANAKVLADVLIKRGYDIVSGGTDNHLVLVSFLNKEFSGKEADLALGRAGITVNKNTVPGETRSPFVTSGVRIGSPALTARGMKEKEFEIIANKIADVLDNINDEALHVKIKAEMKALASNFIIYDRPTY
- the lysS gene encoding lysine--tRNA ligase, with the protein product MIFQDQYQQQRIEKGKALHALGHNPYRHNIIKDTSTKEFLECYEYVAESELKRDENKNNTVVGRIKFLRHMGKAAFAKIEDEQGVLQIYFSRESIGDAWFDEAKKLVEVGDIISVTGFPFVTKTGELSLHVKTLEVATKSIVPLPEKFHGLQDKELRYRKRYLDMIMNPDVRKTFKIRSKIVSEIRHFFEERDFLEVETPMMHPIAGGANAKPFITRHNALGVDRYLRIAPELYLKRLVVGGFESVFEINRNFRNEGMDQTHNPEFTMIEFYWAYHNYHDLMRLTEEMFDVLLKKLKLPRKLPYGDLEIDFSKPFQKIAFRAALSEIGGVPDEILDDCAQITKYITDKGLSVDANLNLGKLYEELFDLFVEEKLINPTFIIDYPIEISPLARRSEINPNIAERFELFIAGREIANGFNELNDPIDQYERFAKQLQAKNAGDDEAHEMDEDYVYALGYGLPPTAGQGLGIDRLTMLLTNELSIKDVILFPAMKPLGDADEQTQKDEE
- a CDS encoding Fur family transcriptional regulator encodes the protein MSTFENLEYNSLLSNFKELLKNNSLKFTKQREVVLKTLYEKDEHFTPEDLYIFLRSTYPELNIGIATVYRTLNLLEESLMVTSISFGVAGKKFELANKPHHDHMICKNCGLIIEFQNDKIEQLQLEIAQANHFTITSHLMQLRGLCKECAKNSKH